A single Stutzerimonas stutzeri DNA region contains:
- a CDS encoding AhpA/YtjB family protein: MNRPASVKPDNFFLLIYRALRQRRVPLVLRVASHTLLLVALALIIYAWVMGMQFKHAMEQQADALGQSLITQTAASATDLLVANDILSLNVLLSNLVKNPLVAHAAIYSVDNRVLAESGARPQRNLLGDEEGLYSTPISFQEVIAGHLRISLDMRQFQQPMTISLQSMGLLSLILLALALTLSMRLGRQLSLPLMQLRLWLRDPDDPAPGAGRQDEIGDLARQLQARLVPEAPEPEIELDDSMQDLYSAHFDVPAAGPARHHDSPAITLDEHLDDEDEYEPPSNKTPEAPIEPDDLSPFDERPPFEQAKPAPVPVAIAPATPAAAGKSGVLAVQLGAQEQLRRLPRARLTELLQRYSDCLQQAATLYQAELHTLNDGSSLMLFHSQDDEQNYLTHALCCGELLRALGHALQIEVADSGITLQLQLGLTQGEGLYDLSQGDLLLSEPAQAALAMSQHSRNLLLVERGIGEDSLIRQRARIRPIASPEGACCVERLLEPYPSLLERQLARMHELRSRG; this comes from the coding sequence GTGAACCGGCCCGCATCCGTCAAACCCGATAATTTCTTTCTGCTGATCTATCGCGCACTGCGCCAGCGACGCGTTCCGCTGGTGCTGCGAGTGGCCAGCCACACCCTGCTGCTGGTCGCCCTGGCGTTGATCATCTATGCCTGGGTCATGGGCATGCAGTTCAAGCATGCCATGGAGCAGCAGGCCGATGCGCTGGGTCAGAGCCTGATCACCCAGACGGCAGCCTCGGCGACCGATCTGCTGGTGGCCAATGACATCCTCAGCCTCAACGTACTGCTGAGCAATCTGGTGAAGAACCCGCTGGTGGCTCACGCCGCGATCTACAGCGTCGACAACCGCGTGCTGGCGGAGTCGGGCGCGCGCCCGCAGCGTAATCTGCTGGGTGACGAAGAAGGCCTTTATTCCACGCCCATCAGCTTTCAGGAAGTGATCGCCGGGCACCTGCGCATCAGCCTCGACATGCGCCAGTTCCAGCAGCCGATGACCATCAGCCTGCAAAGCATGGGGCTGCTCAGCCTGATCCTGCTGGCGCTCGCGCTGACGCTCAGCATGCGCCTGGGGCGGCAGCTTTCGCTGCCGCTGATGCAGCTGCGGCTGTGGCTGCGCGATCCGGACGACCCGGCGCCCGGCGCGGGCCGGCAGGACGAGATCGGCGACCTGGCGCGTCAACTGCAGGCACGCCTGGTACCCGAGGCGCCCGAACCGGAAATCGAGCTGGACGACAGCATGCAGGACCTCTACTCGGCGCACTTCGACGTGCCCGCGGCGGGCCCCGCCAGGCATCACGACAGCCCGGCCATCACGCTGGACGAGCACCTCGACGACGAAGATGAATACGAGCCGCCGAGCAACAAAACACCCGAGGCGCCCATCGAGCCAGACGATCTCAGCCCCTTCGACGAGCGGCCTCCGTTCGAACAAGCCAAACCGGCGCCCGTGCCCGTGGCCATCGCACCGGCAACGCCAGCCGCAGCGGGGAAAAGCGGTGTACTGGCGGTCCAGCTCGGTGCGCAGGAGCAACTGCGTCGCCTGCCGCGTGCTCGGCTTACCGAGCTCTTGCAGCGCTACAGTGACTGCTTGCAGCAAGCGGCGACCCTTTACCAGGCCGAATTGCATACGCTCAACGACGGCAGCAGCCTCATGCTGTTTCACAGCCAGGACGACGAGCAGAACTACCTGACCCATGCCTTGTGCTGCGGCGAGTTGCTGCGCGCGCTCGGCCACGCGCTGCAGATCGAGGTGGCTGACAGTGGCATCACCCTGCAGCTGCAACTGGGGCTGACCCAGGGCGAAGGACTCTACGATCTCAGCCAGGGCGACCTGCTGCTCAGCGAACCGGCGCAGGCGGCGCTGGCCATGTCGCAGCACAGCCGCAATCTGCTGCTGGTCGAGCGTGGAATTGGCGAAGACAGCCTGATCCGCCAGCGTGCACGCATCCGCCCGATTGCCAGCCCGGAAGGTGCCTGCTGCGTCGAGCGTCTGCTCGAACCCTACCCATCCCTGCTCGAGCGCCAGCTGGCCCGCATGCACGAGTTGCGCAGCCGCGGCTGA
- a CDS encoding PqiC family protein — MQRLTTVLLLACASLTGCVTQPVPMYRLDNGTVEMPAQAKDGAAILLGPVTLADYLHNDALLQRLPDGSLAANGQQARWAGQLQGDINQLLLRQLAWRLKTQTLELSPGSKGFDPDVQIELEITRLDSGPQHPAVLEAQWRLLDKQGKRQGSRLVRLQEEHQGSTTDQVRAQSVLLQRLSEMMASAVEPMTMARARAKQNVGKAAAKPEAPPAIPAAEPIRTDLEVFRF, encoded by the coding sequence GTGCAGCGCCTCACAACTGTTTTATTACTCGCCTGTGCCAGCCTTACGGGTTGCGTCACCCAGCCCGTACCGATGTACCGGCTCGACAACGGAACAGTGGAGATGCCCGCGCAGGCGAAGGATGGCGCGGCGATATTGCTTGGGCCGGTGACACTGGCCGACTACCTGCACAATGATGCACTGCTGCAGCGCCTTCCGGATGGAAGCCTGGCGGCCAATGGCCAGCAGGCGCGTTGGGCCGGACAGTTGCAAGGCGACATCAATCAGCTTCTGTTGCGCCAGTTGGCCTGGCGCTTGAAGACCCAGACCCTCGAATTGAGTCCGGGCAGTAAAGGCTTCGACCCTGATGTCCAGATCGAACTGGAAATCACCCGGCTTGATTCCGGTCCGCAGCATCCCGCTGTGCTGGAAGCCCAGTGGCGCTTGCTGGACAAGCAGGGCAAGCGCCAGGGCAGCCGTCTGGTCCGGCTGCAGGAAGAGCATCAGGGCAGCACGACCGACCAGGTGCGCGCGCAGAGCGTGTTGTTGCAGCGCCTTAGCGAGATGATGGCGTCCGCGGTCGAGCCGATGACCATGGCAAGGGCCCGTGCGAAGCAGAACGTCGGCAAGGCAGCGGCCAAGCCAGAAGCGCCGCCTGCCATACCCGCGGCCGAGCCGATCCGGACCGACCTGGAAGTGTTCCGCTTCTGA
- the parC gene encoding DNA topoisomerase IV subunit A has protein sequence MSETIDLSLDGVERRSLADFTEQAYLNYSMYVIMDRALPHIGDGLKPVQRRIIYAMSELGLNADSKHKKSARTVGDVLGKFHPHGDSACYEAMVLMAQPFSYRYTLVDGQGNWGAPDDPKSFAAMRYTEARLSRYSEVLLSELGQGTVDWVPNFDGTLDEPATLPARLPNLLLNGTTGIAVGMATDVPPHNLREVAAACVRLLDEPSTSVEQLCEHVQGPDYPTEAEIVTPRADLLKIYETGRGSVRMRAVYRVEDGDIVVTSLPHQVSGSKVLEQIASQMQAKKLPMVADLRDESDHENPCRIVIIPRSNRVDAHELMQHLFATTELESSYRVNTNVIGLDGRPQVKNLKVLLSEWLTYRIGTVRRRLQFRLDKVEKRLHLLEGLLVAFLNLDEVIHIIRTEDQPKPVLMARFELSELQADYILDTRLRQLARLEEMKIRGEQDELAKERDRLLALLGSEAKLKKLVRKELIADAETYGDDRRSPIVARAEARALSENELLPSEPVTVVISEKGWARCAKGHDIDATGLSYKAGDGFRAAATGRSNQYAVFIDSSGRSYSLPAHSLPSARGQGEPLTGRLTPPPGASFECVLLPEDDALYVIASDAGYGFVVKGEDLQAKNKAGKALLSLPTGARVVAPRPLSNRDQDWLAAVTTEGRLLVFPVRDLPQLGKGKGNKIIGIAGDRVASREEYLMDLAVLPEGATLVLQAGKRTLSLKADDLEHYKGERGRRGNKLPRGFQRVDALLVETLN, from the coding sequence ATGAGCGAAACTATCGACCTGAGCCTGGACGGCGTGGAGCGTCGCTCCCTCGCTGATTTCACCGAGCAGGCTTACCTCAATTATTCGATGTACGTGATCATGGATCGCGCACTGCCGCACATTGGCGACGGCCTCAAACCGGTGCAGCGGCGGATCATCTACGCCATGAGCGAGCTGGGGCTGAACGCCGATTCGAAGCACAAGAAGTCGGCGCGTACCGTCGGTGACGTGCTGGGCAAGTTCCACCCTCACGGCGATTCGGCCTGCTATGAAGCGATGGTGCTGATGGCCCAGCCGTTCAGTTACCGCTACACGCTGGTCGACGGCCAGGGCAACTGGGGTGCGCCGGACGATCCGAAGTCGTTCGCCGCCATGCGCTACACCGAGGCCCGCCTGTCCCGCTATTCGGAAGTGCTGCTGTCCGAGCTGGGGCAGGGCACGGTCGATTGGGTGCCGAACTTCGACGGCACGCTCGACGAGCCGGCGACGTTGCCGGCGCGCCTGCCCAATCTGCTGCTCAACGGCACCACCGGTATCGCCGTGGGCATGGCGACCGACGTACCGCCCCACAACCTGCGCGAAGTCGCCGCCGCCTGCGTGCGCCTGCTCGACGAGCCGAGTACCTCCGTGGAGCAGCTCTGCGAGCACGTACAAGGCCCGGATTATCCGACCGAGGCGGAAATCGTCACGCCTCGCGCTGACCTGCTGAAGATTTATGAAACGGGCCGCGGTTCGGTGCGCATGCGCGCCGTGTATCGCGTCGAGGACGGCGACATCGTGGTCACCTCGCTGCCGCACCAGGTGTCAGGCTCCAAGGTGCTGGAACAGATCGCCTCGCAGATGCAGGCGAAAAAGCTGCCGATGGTGGCCGATCTGCGCGACGAGTCGGACCACGAAAACCCGTGCCGGATCGTCATCATTCCGCGCTCCAACCGGGTCGACGCGCATGAACTGATGCAGCACCTGTTCGCGACCACCGAGCTGGAGTCCAGCTATCGGGTCAACACCAACGTGATCGGCCTCGACGGCCGCCCGCAGGTGAAGAACCTCAAGGTGTTGCTCAGTGAGTGGTTGACCTACCGCATCGGTACCGTGCGCCGTAGGTTGCAGTTCCGCCTGGACAAGGTTGAGAAGCGGCTGCACCTGTTGGAAGGTTTGCTGGTAGCGTTCCTCAACCTCGACGAAGTGATTCATATCATTCGGACCGAGGACCAGCCCAAGCCGGTCCTGATGGCGCGTTTCGAGCTGTCCGAGCTACAGGCCGACTACATTCTCGACACCCGCCTGCGTCAGCTGGCGCGCCTGGAAGAGATGAAGATTCGCGGCGAGCAGGACGAGCTGGCCAAGGAGCGGGACAGGCTGCTGGCATTGCTGGGCAGCGAGGCCAAGCTGAAGAAACTGGTGCGCAAGGAACTGATCGCCGACGCCGAGACCTATGGCGACGACCGCCGCTCCCCCATCGTGGCGCGCGCCGAAGCGCGGGCGCTGTCGGAAAACGAACTGCTGCCCTCCGAGCCGGTCACCGTGGTGATCTCGGAAAAAGGCTGGGCGCGTTGCGCCAAGGGCCACGACATCGACGCCACCGGACTGTCCTACAAGGCCGGAGATGGCTTCCGGGCCGCTGCGACGGGCCGATCCAACCAGTACGCGGTGTTCATCGATTCCAGCGGTCGTAGCTATTCGCTGCCGGCACACTCGCTTCCTTCTGCGCGCGGCCAGGGCGAGCCGCTTACCGGACGCCTCACGCCGCCGCCGGGCGCCAGCTTCGAGTGCGTACTGCTGCCAGAGGACGATGCGCTGTATGTCATTGCCTCGGATGCCGGTTATGGCTTCGTGGTCAAGGGCGAGGATCTGCAAGCCAAGAACAAGGCAGGCAAGGCGCTGCTGTCGCTGCCGACCGGTGCGCGCGTGGTCGCGCCGCGGCCGCTGAGCAATCGAGATCAGGACTGGCTGGCCGCTGTGACGACCGAAGGGCGATTGTTGGTGTTCCCGGTTCGCGACCTGCCACAACTGGGCAAGGGCAAGGGTAACAAGATCATCGGTATCGCTGGCGACCGCGTAGCCAGCCGTGAGGAGTACCTGATGGATCTCGCCGTGCTGCCTGAGGGAGCGACGCTGGTGCTGCAGGCCGGCAAGCGCACCCTGTCGCTCAAGGCTGATGATCTTGAACATTACAAGGGTGAGCGCGGCAGGCGAGGAAACAAGCTGCCTCGGGGCTTCCAGCGTGTGGATGCGCTGCTGGTCGAGACGCTGAACTGA
- a CDS encoding retropepsin-like aspartic protease family protein: protein MTQPAGRRAGRVMLVLAWGAGLLLATQFFADWEQSRFNPNREPVSVVQGDQIEVRLDSNSQGHFVADGLINGEPVTFLLDTGATDVAIPAEQAERLDLARGAPVALQTANGVTTGYRTVLESLTLGNIVLHDVRALIAPGFGGEQVLLGMSALKQLEFTQRAGTLVLRQHATDRP from the coding sequence GTGACGCAGCCCGCCGGCCGCCGCGCCGGCCGCGTCATGCTGGTGCTGGCCTGGGGCGCGGGGCTGCTATTGGCCACGCAGTTTTTTGCCGACTGGGAACAGAGTCGCTTCAATCCCAATCGTGAACCGGTTTCGGTGGTGCAGGGCGACCAGATCGAGGTGCGGCTGGACAGTAACAGCCAGGGGCACTTCGTCGCCGACGGACTGATCAACGGTGAGCCGGTCACCTTCCTGCTGGACACCGGGGCGACCGATGTGGCGATACCCGCCGAGCAGGCGGAGCGCCTCGACCTGGCCCGTGGTGCGCCGGTGGCGCTGCAGACCGCCAATGGCGTGACGACGGGCTACCGTACGGTGCTCGAGAGCCTGACGCTTGGAAATATCGTCCTGCATGACGTGCGTGCGCTCATTGCGCCCGGCTTCGGCGGCGAACAGGTTCTGCTGGGCATGAGTGCCCTGAAACAACTCGAATTCACCCAGCGCGCAGGCACTCTGGTGCTGCGCCAACATGCCACGGATCGACCATGA
- a CDS encoding esterase-like activity of phytase family protein produces MNARWVALVAALAAPAWGAQDVAELALESEHPVEGIAQGNLSGLAWCGDGLWAVSDREDDRLYRLDASETVWQAEAEQFELPPVPNTGLSWGVRMRAAITGLVRGGEMDFEGLSCDSLGNRYLVSEAHAAVLRVNPAGTAEWLNLPDSLVRQARASGMLLQFNAMFEGITVDPEANRLWLAAEHSRRGLMVMHRKQSVWQCTGGCVLLAEGGSEPPPPAMAESDQPRRFSGLAFHMDKLFTLEPVSNRICRRNPASGDSELCWSYAATALADGRRYDTPFGNAEALWVDAEGAWIGVDNNGLTRADGETRPVVWRFAAPKGGWGAKQ; encoded by the coding sequence TTGAACGCTCGCTGGGTTGCACTGGTGGCCGCGCTGGCGGCCCCGGCGTGGGGAGCGCAGGACGTTGCGGAACTGGCGTTGGAGAGCGAACACCCGGTGGAAGGGATCGCCCAGGGCAACCTTTCCGGACTGGCCTGGTGCGGTGATGGGCTCTGGGCCGTCTCGGACCGTGAGGACGACCGGTTGTACCGCCTCGATGCCAGTGAAACCGTCTGGCAAGCCGAAGCCGAGCAGTTCGAGTTACCGCCCGTGCCGAACACCGGTTTGTCGTGGGGCGTGCGCATGCGGGCCGCTATCACCGGCCTGGTGCGCGGCGGCGAAATGGATTTCGAGGGTCTGAGCTGCGACAGCCTGGGCAACCGCTACCTGGTCAGCGAAGCGCACGCGGCGGTGCTGCGGGTCAATCCGGCAGGCACGGCCGAATGGCTGAACCTGCCTGACAGCCTGGTGCGCCAGGCACGCGCGAGCGGCATGCTGCTGCAGTTCAATGCGATGTTCGAGGGCATCACGGTTGATCCGGAGGCCAATCGCCTGTGGTTGGCGGCCGAACACAGTCGCCGGGGCCTGATGGTCATGCATCGCAAGCAGAGCGTCTGGCAGTGCACGGGTGGCTGTGTGTTACTGGCCGAGGGGGGGAGCGAACCACCACCGCCAGCGATGGCCGAAAGCGATCAGCCCCGGAGGTTTTCCGGCCTGGCTTTCCACATGGACAAACTGTTCACCCTCGAACCCGTTTCCAACCGGATTTGTCGGCGCAACCCGGCGTCCGGCGATAGCGAGCTGTGCTGGTCCTATGCAGCCACGGCATTGGCGGACGGACGCCGCTATGACACCCCGTTCGGCAATGCCGAAGCGCTGTGGGTGGATGCAGAGGGCGCCTGGATCGGCGTCGACAACAATGGTCTGACGCGCGCCGACGGTGAAACGCGTCCGGTGGTCTGGCGATTTGCCGCGCCAAAGGGCGGCTGGGGTGCCAAACAGTGA
- the parE gene encoding DNA topoisomerase IV subunit B: MSYTAQAIEVLSGLDPVRKRPGMYTDTSRPNHLAQEVIDNSVDEALAGHASSVQVILHQDNSLQVIDDGRGMPVDIHPEEGVSGVELILTKLHAGGKFSNKNYQFSGGLHGVGISVVNALSTRVEVTVKRDGSEYRMTFADGFKASELDVVGSVGKRNTGTSVHFWADPKYFDTPKFSISRLKHVLKAKAVLCPGLNVSFEDKSSGEKVEWHYEDGLRSYLVDAVSDFARLPDEPFCGSLAGSKEAVDWALLWLPEGGDSVQESYVNLIPTAQGGTHVNGLRQGLLDAMREFCEFRNLLPRGVKLAPEDVWERIAFVLSTKMQEPQFSGQTKERLSSREAAAFVSGVVKDAFSLWLNAHPELGLQLAELAISNAGRRLKASKKVERKRITQGPALPGKLADCAGQDPARSELFLVEGDSAGGSAKQARDKEFQAIMPLRGKILNTWEVDGSEVLASQEVHDIAVAIGVDPGAADISQLRYGKICILADADSDGLHIATLLCALFVRHFRPLVDAGHVYVAMPPLYRIDLGKDIFYALDEAERDGILDRLLAEKRRGKPQVTRFKGLGEMNPPQLRETTMDPNTRRLVQLTLGDFDGTREIMDMLLAKKRAGDRKSWLESKGNLAEVLI, translated from the coding sequence ATGTCTTACACCGCACAAGCCATCGAAGTCCTCTCCGGCCTGGATCCGGTGCGCAAGCGTCCGGGTATGTACACCGACACCTCTCGGCCCAATCATCTGGCGCAGGAGGTCATTGACAACAGCGTGGACGAAGCGCTGGCGGGTCATGCCAGTTCCGTCCAGGTGATCCTGCACCAGGATAATTCTCTCCAGGTCATCGACGACGGGCGCGGCATGCCCGTGGATATCCACCCGGAAGAGGGTGTCTCGGGTGTCGAGCTGATCCTCACCAAACTGCACGCCGGCGGCAAGTTTTCCAACAAGAACTACCAGTTCTCCGGCGGTTTGCACGGGGTCGGCATCTCGGTCGTCAATGCCTTGTCGACCCGCGTCGAGGTGACCGTCAAGCGGGACGGTAGTGAATACCGCATGACCTTCGCCGATGGGTTCAAGGCCAGCGAGCTGGACGTCGTCGGTTCGGTCGGCAAGCGCAACACTGGCACCAGCGTGCATTTCTGGGCCGATCCGAAGTATTTCGATACGCCGAAGTTCTCCATCAGCCGCCTCAAGCACGTGCTCAAAGCCAAGGCCGTGCTTTGCCCCGGGCTCAACGTCAGTTTCGAGGACAAGAGCAGCGGCGAAAAAGTCGAATGGCATTACGAGGACGGGCTTCGCTCGTATCTGGTCGATGCTGTCAGCGACTTTGCCCGCCTGCCCGACGAGCCCTTCTGCGGCAGTCTGGCTGGCAGCAAGGAGGCGGTCGACTGGGCGTTGCTGTGGCTCCCCGAAGGTGGCGACAGCGTCCAGGAAAGCTACGTCAACCTGATCCCCACTGCGCAGGGCGGGACGCATGTCAACGGCCTGCGCCAGGGATTGCTGGATGCCATGCGCGAGTTCTGCGAGTTCCGCAACCTGCTACCGCGCGGCGTCAAGCTGGCCCCGGAGGATGTCTGGGAGCGGATCGCCTTCGTGCTTTCGACCAAAATGCAGGAACCCCAGTTTTCCGGCCAGACCAAGGAGCGGTTGTCCTCGCGTGAAGCGGCGGCGTTCGTCTCCGGCGTGGTCAAGGACGCGTTCAGCCTGTGGCTCAACGCGCATCCCGAGCTTGGCCTGCAATTGGCCGAACTGGCGATCAGCAACGCCGGACGTCGTCTCAAGGCCAGCAAGAAGGTCGAGCGCAAGCGCATTACCCAAGGGCCGGCGCTGCCCGGCAAGCTGGCCGACTGCGCTGGCCAGGACCCGGCGCGCTCCGAGCTGTTTCTGGTGGAGGGCGATTCGGCCGGCGGCTCGGCCAAGCAGGCGCGTGACAAGGAGTTCCAGGCGATCATGCCGCTGCGCGGCAAGATATTGAACACCTGGGAAGTCGACGGCAGCGAAGTGCTGGCCAGCCAGGAGGTGCACGATATCGCGGTCGCCATCGGCGTCGACCCCGGCGCGGCGGACATCTCCCAGCTGCGTTATGGCAAGATCTGCATCCTCGCCGACGCCGATTCGGACGGCCTGCACATCGCCACGCTGCTGTGCGCCCTGTTCGTTCGGCACTTCCGTCCGCTGGTCGACGCCGGTCATGTCTATGTGGCGATGCCGCCGCTGTACCGCATCGATCTGGGCAAGGACATCTTCTATGCGCTGGACGAAGCCGAGCGCGACGGCATTCTCGATCGCCTGCTGGCCGAGAAGCGCCGCGGCAAGCCGCAGGTCACCCGCTTCAAGGGGCTGGGTGAAATGAATCCGCCGCAGCTGCGCGAAACCACCATGGACCCCAACACGCGACGGCTCGTGCAGCTGACGCTTGGTGATTTCGACGGCACCCGTGAAATCATGGACATGCTGCTGGCCAAAAAGCGCGCGGGCGATCGCAAAAGCTGGCTCGAATCCAAGGGCAACCTCGCCGAGGTGCTGATTTGA
- a CDS encoding YqiA/YcfP family alpha/beta fold hydrolase has protein sequence MTHTHPAILYMHGLNSSPLSQKASQLTAALERIGMGAWLRVPALHHHPRQAIAQLESALAELGRPLLVGSSLGGYYATHLAERHGLKALLINPAVTPHRRFEGYLGTQTNLYTGEAWELTEDHVVALAELEVPPPQDAERYQVWLQTGDETLDYRHAADFYKGCAVRIQAGGDHGFQGFTERLPALLAFAGFDPAIFADVDFSDS, from the coding sequence ATGACCCACACGCACCCCGCCATTCTCTACATGCACGGCCTGAACAGCTCTCCGTTGTCGCAGAAGGCCAGCCAGTTGACCGCGGCGCTGGAGCGCATCGGCATGGGGGCATGGCTGCGAGTACCGGCCTTGCACCATCATCCTCGCCAGGCCATCGCGCAGCTTGAATCGGCATTGGCCGAGCTGGGGCGCCCGCTGCTGGTCGGCAGCTCCCTCGGCGGATACTATGCAACGCATCTCGCCGAGCGCCACGGGCTCAAGGCTTTGTTGATCAATCCGGCCGTGACGCCGCATCGTCGCTTCGAGGGTTACCTCGGTACACAGACCAATCTGTACACGGGCGAGGCGTGGGAGCTGACCGAGGACCACGTGGTGGCCCTGGCCGAGCTTGAAGTGCCGCCGCCGCAAGACGCCGAGCGCTACCAGGTCTGGTTGCAGACGGGTGACGAAACCCTCGATTACCGGCATGCCGCCGACTTCTATAAGGGTTGCGCTGTGCGCATCCAGGCTGGCGGCGATCATGGCTTCCAGGGGTTCACCGAGCGGCTTCCCGCTCTGCTGGCGTTTGCCGGCTTCGACCCGGCGATTTTCGCAGACGTCGATTTCTCCGATTCATAA
- the cpdA gene encoding 3',5'-cyclic-AMP phosphodiesterase, which produces MAASTLIAEKDSVLLVQLTDSHLFAEAGGKLLGMDTGESLQRVVDLVIDEQPSVDLILATGDLSQDGSLASYQRFRQLSERIDAPVRWCPGNHDELAAMQEATRGSELMQPVLDIGAWRVILLDTLVPGSVFGMLRDDQLALLERTLREAPQRHHLVCLHHHPVSIGSRWMDSIGLHNRDALFDVLDRFDCVQAVLWGHIHQEFDAVRGGVRLLATPSTGVQFAPGSEDFQVDTRAPGYRWLRLHADGRLDTGVSRVVGTTFEVDYSIKGY; this is translated from the coding sequence TTGGCTGCTTCGACCCTCATCGCTGAAAAAGACTCGGTACTGCTGGTGCAGCTGACGGACAGTCATCTGTTCGCCGAGGCGGGCGGCAAGTTGCTGGGCATGGACACCGGCGAGAGCCTGCAACGGGTCGTCGATCTGGTCATCGATGAGCAGCCGAGTGTCGACTTGATACTGGCGACCGGCGACCTTTCACAGGACGGTTCGCTGGCCTCCTATCAGCGTTTTCGTCAGTTGTCCGAGCGTATCGACGCGCCGGTACGCTGGTGCCCCGGCAACCACGACGAACTGGCGGCCATGCAGGAAGCGACTCGCGGCAGCGAGCTCATGCAGCCTGTGCTGGATATCGGCGCGTGGCGGGTCATCCTGCTCGATACGCTGGTGCCGGGTTCGGTATTCGGGATGCTTCGCGACGACCAGCTGGCGCTGCTCGAGCGAACCTTGCGCGAGGCACCGCAGCGTCATCATCTGGTCTGCCTGCATCATCATCCGGTCAGCATTGGCAGTCGCTGGATGGACAGCATCGGTCTGCACAACCGTGACGCCCTGTTCGATGTGCTCGATCGCTTTGACTGTGTGCAGGCAGTGCTCTGGGGCCACATACACCAAGAGTTCGATGCCGTGCGTGGGGGCGTCCGCCTGCTTGCAACGCCGTCGACGGGCGTGCAGTTCGCGCCGGGCAGCGAGGATTTTCAGGTCGACACCCGCGCCCCGGGCTACCGCTGGCTGCGTCTGCACGCCGATGGGCGTCTCGACACCGGGGTTTCCCGAGTGGTCGGTACGACCTTCGAGGTGGATTACAGCATCAAGGGCTATTGA
- a CDS encoding DUF1249 domain-containing protein, with the protein MRRTRERYRVDLLELQAACEANYLRLMRLLPEMRNPSETRRIAMSQGDRLLGVLVLKVVESCPYTTTVQISQQDCLPWLPVPQMDVRVYHDARMAEVISAENARRFRGIYSYPNAQMHQPDEKNQLNLFLGEWLGHCLACGHELEPVL; encoded by the coding sequence ATGAGGCGAACGCGCGAGCGGTATCGTGTCGATCTGCTGGAGTTGCAGGCGGCCTGCGAGGCGAATTACCTGCGGCTGATGCGTCTGTTGCCAGAGATGCGCAACCCGTCCGAGACACGTCGGATCGCCATGAGCCAGGGCGACCGGCTGCTCGGCGTACTCGTGCTGAAGGTCGTGGAAAGCTGCCCCTATACCACCACGGTGCAAATCAGCCAGCAGGATTGCCTGCCCTGGTTGCCGGTGCCCCAGATGGACGTGCGGGTCTATCACGATGCCCGTATGGCTGAAGTGATCAGCGCCGAGAATGCCCGACGGTTTCGCGGCATCTACAGCTATCCCAACGCGCAGATGCACCAGCCCGACGAGAAGAACCAGCTCAACCTGTTCCTGGGCGAATGGCTCGGTCACTGCCTGGCCTGCGGTCATGAACTCGAGCCGGTGCTGTAG
- the nudF gene encoding ADP-ribose diphosphatase yields the protein MTDTFKPGSDDVQIIEREQCFNGFYRLDRLQLRHRLFSGGMGRQLERELFVRHDAVCVLPYDPRRDEVVLIEQFRVGAIGKVDNPWLIELVAGLIDKDEQPEEVARREAVEEAGLEIAELWPVTTYFPSPGGSTERVHLFVGHCDSSNAGGVFGLDEEGEDIRVHVWSMQRALQAVRDGGIDNAASIIALQWLALNRDEIRGAWA from the coding sequence ATGACCGATACGTTCAAACCCGGCTCGGATGATGTCCAGATCATCGAGCGAGAGCAATGCTTCAATGGCTTTTATCGCCTGGATCGTTTGCAGCTGCGCCATCGTTTGTTCAGCGGCGGCATGGGCCGGCAGTTGGAGCGCGAGCTGTTCGTGCGGCACGATGCGGTCTGCGTCCTGCCTTACGATCCGCGTCGGGACGAGGTCGTGCTGATCGAGCAGTTTCGGGTCGGCGCGATAGGCAAGGTCGACAATCCATGGTTGATCGAACTGGTCGCCGGCCTGATCGACAAGGATGAACAGCCCGAGGAGGTGGCACGCCGCGAAGCCGTCGAAGAGGCGGGGCTGGAAATCGCCGAGCTGTGGCCTGTGACCACCTATTTTCCATCACCAGGCGGCAGCACCGAGCGGGTGCACCTTTTCGTCGGGCATTGCGACAGCTCCAATGCGGGGGGCGTGTTCGGGCTGGATGAAGAGGGCGAGGACATCCGCGTGCATGTCTGGTCGATGCAGAGGGCCCTGCAGGCGGTGCGCGACGGTGGCATCGACAATGCCGCGAGCATCATTGCGCTGCAGTGGCTGGCCTTGAATCGCGATGAAATCAGGGGGGCATGGGCATGA